GGGGctaaggtggccatggtcccccaatttttttttaaaaaaattagtattattattagtttattattattatataattaatatatatatatattaattataaattaaatatattttagtatattatatattaaaaaaaatttacatgttAGTaacttaatatgtataagttataatatgtattataatatattagaagtaattaaaaaataggtttaaaaaataataaaagcttataaatatataaataattgaaaatttattgaaaaatataggtttggattaatgtaaagAATCAATAACTATAAAAAAGTTCTTATTTTGATTCTTTCTATGACAATAGTAACAATTGAATAgactttttaaacaataaaaattagaatGAATACTCAATTTGatccctgacaattatctcgaaggGACAACAAGGCTCTTAACAAAAAAATACCCTTCTCGACCCCTGATCTTTACTTTTATGGGACAGATTAGCCCTGTATCAAAAAAAATTGACCTTTTTTGGCACAAGAGTTAATGAGTCCCATAAAAGTAAAGATCAGTGGCCGAAAAAAGGTATTTTTTTGTTAAGGGACTCGTTGTCTTttgaggtaattgtcaggggctgTTTAATGTGTttctctaaaaattattaaaataagactttaaaacaaaataaaaagtgaatttttagcaaattatatgattgtatatattaaaaaagagaatgcttcaaaatttattttaaatggtaaattgataattttaattatataaaatatcgtagaacaaatttaaaaataccaaaatcttaaagtgtgtaattaaaaattaatttttatataatataattattatttttaatctatatactataaattaaattttgttaactttttgttatattatattttaatttattttgtatttaatttgaatCTTATAAAATTTCTGAATCCTGATGATAGGATTAGAAAAACGTCATTTTTCTTACCTTAAAAGTTTGCAGTTTGAAAATGAAGGGAAGGAAAAAGACCACAAAGTCCTTTTTCTCTTAAGTGGACTAAGAGcaatcttgtttttttttttttttttgtcttgatCTATTCAATGGCTAAAAAATTTTTGAGTTGTTATTTTTTGAtctaaataatacaaaaaattattgaaaaagttAGAAGTTATCAATCCCTCGGATAAAATGCAGAAAAAGGCACACaacaactttttttcttttaagggGCGGAAAAACTTTTGAAGTTCAACATTTTATAGAATCAAGAACCTCAAGCCGAAAAAATTTGCTCAAATGGTATATtattctaaatatctttttatgattttaataaagaaaatctaatgaagagtattttaatcacattactttcaaaATTATAAAGAATTACATattactatattttattttaatttttagaatactTTATACGAGTGCCATAACAAGAtggataaaaaatattctttctgACAGCAAACAACATTAGACTCCACCCTTACTTTTGCAAAACACGTGTCTCCCTGCCATACAGTCTTAAAGCTTTCTAGTTTCTAGACCTCAACCCCACACGCACCCATGTTACATTTCAACCCGTTCTTATTTCTTTTCCACCGCTATAGCCAGTCAGTCATCAATCTCATCATGTCGCTAGGCAAAAAAACCAACGGCTCAGATTAACCCTTACATTTTTCTATGGACCCCAACATACTTTCTATCTCCTCCCTTTCCCCTCGAGTAACCTATAAGCCCGCTTCTTCGTTTCTCTACCACGGGTATCCAATTCCAAAAGACACAAGAGATTAATTCAGCTCAGAtctaaaattgatttaaaatgcAAAAGTGACAATAAGCATGATTTATATTTGAGAtatattagtttttgaaaaataataatattaataaaattttttataaatttatttaaaaatataaattttcaaaaatttatttattattttattcttatttaaaaatatgttgataattaatgaattattatatatataaaataagatttaaatttattcttaaataTCTTTTATTAAGTGAAgagtgttatattttttattaattaaataaatttaattttttatttattatattttatatcaatgacatatattttaaatttaaattttaatattaagaatttaaatttaaaatgtaaatGTAAATTTCAAAATGTAAAGAGTGCTGCATCTCTAAGTTTTTTAAAAACGGATTATTACTTTATGAGAGATTGAGAGTTAAATAATTATTCGACCAACTCTATTTTGATTTAAGCTCACTTAGAAAGCTCTTTCggcaagtcaccaaaaaaaaaaaaaaaaaacaagaaagctCTTTCGGCAATTGGCACCCTTTTCATTCTTTATCCAAAGCTTCCTGTGTTGGGAACTTGTGCTGTGGTGGGTCTGCCATGCTGAGAGGTAAGCCTCTGGTGATGTCTGTTTCAACGTTTTCTGTTTCTTGCACCCGTTGTTCTTCATTCTCATTACTATCACTACTTTcatatttactttcattttctttctattttttaattattatttttaaatgttaTGCTAATTTCATTTTCTTCCACTTATAGAGCTCTGCGTTTGAAATACGGCAGCTTTTGGTGTCTAATGTAGAAAAGTAGCGGCTACTTTCTACATGTTTCTCTTATTTGtcatcttttgatttttttttacttatttatttgtaaatcctgttttcatcttttgattatttttttcctttttctttttaattccaCATGATGATACCTATTAAGTTTGACtttattttcttaatatttattttttgtttatatggtTGTGTTTTGATTTGAAGGATTCTGTTTTTCTTAGAGGGAGAGAGCGAGTGGTTCAAATAGAAGAGGAAAAAGTTGTTATTGAAGATTGGTTAGgagtaaaaaatttgaatttttatgtcaAGAAAAGATAGCATAGTATATGATAATGGATCCACATCTTCATGGATTTGGTGGTTCCACAAAGGAATTCCGGTTGGAGAATCAGTCTTTGCCAATTGTGCAGAATCAGAGGTTTGAAAATGGTTTATTTGATCAAAGTAGGGAATTCGGTTACCTTCAGTCCAATCTACTGCCACCAGCTAATAATACACATTCATCCTCAATTTTGACAAATGATGAGCCTTCTCCGGAGGATTGCGATTTTTCTGATGCAATTTTAGGATACATCAATCAAATCCTAATGGAAGAAGACATGGAAGACAAGACATGTATGCTTCAAGATTCTTTGGATCTTCAGGTTGCCGAGAAATCCTTATATGAGGTGATAGGTGAAAAGTATCCATCTCAGCCATTAGGGATTAATCCAAATGATGGGGAAGGAGTTAATGACTTGTTTGAAAACTATGGTAGTGATCTTGTTAATGACGGCGATCTTAGAAGCATTGTTATGAGTAGTTCGTTTCTTCGGAACTCAGAGGAAGTACATCGCCAAAACTTTCAAGGGAATAGCATTTCACAGTCATCTCATAGTTCTTCGAATAGCGTAATAAGCAGCTTGGAAGGTCCTGTTGAATCTCCAAATAGCATTCTTCAGGTGCCAGATATGAGCAGTGAGAGTCAATCTATTTTGCAATTTCAGAAGGGTGTCGAGGAGGCTAGTAAATTTCTTCCAAGTGGAAACGGTCTCTTTTCCAATTTTAGTGCAGCTAAGTTGTCGTCACCGTTAGAGCCTAAATTGGGGACCAATGCATTGTCTGTTAAGGTAGAGAAGGATGATGGCGAGTCTTTTCTAGCAGGATCCAAGGGAAGAAAGCATTCTGACAGGGAAGAGGGAGACGACGAAGAAAATAGAAGCAGCAAGCAAGCTGCAGTTTATTCGGAACCTACATTGCGGTCAGATATGATTGATATATTCCTGCTTCACAGCGCAGGGGATGGTAAGCAACATTATATGGCACGTCGTGATGCTTTACAGAATAAGAACACGGACAAGATGTTGCCGAGAAATGGTAAGTCAAAAGCATCGAAAACTGGGAAGGGGCGTGGTAAGAAACAAAATGGGAGAAAAGAAGTggttgatttgagaacccttctGGTTCTTTGTGCACAAGCTGTTGCAGCCGATGACTCCAAAAGTGCCCATGAGTTTCTTAAGCAGATCAAGCAGCACTCGAGTCCTTTTGGAGATGGAAGTCAGAGGTTAGCTCATATGTTTGCAGATGGCCTCGAGGCACGCTTGGCAGGCACTGGAAGCCAAATCTATAAAGGCTTAATTTGTAAAAGAACATCAGCAGCTGATGTTCTTAAAGCATACCATCTATACCTTGCTGCATGCCCGTTTAgaaagatttcaaattttatgtcaAACATTACAATTAGGACATCTTCTGCAGACTCAATGAGAGTTCATGTTATAGATTTTGGTATCCTTTATGGTTTCCAGTGGCCGACTTTTATTCAGAGGCTTTCGTGGAGATCTGGGGGACCACCGAAACTTCGGATCACAGGAATTGACTTCCCACAACCTGGTTTCAGGCCTGCGGAGAGAATTGTAGAAACGGGACGTCGCTTGGCAGCTTATGCTGAAACTTTCAATGTCCCATTTGAGTACAACGCCATAGCAAAAAAGTGGGAAACAATTCAACTGGAAGAACTGAAGATCGATAGAGATGAATATGTTGTTGTTACTTGTTTTTATCGAGGCAAAAACTTATTGGATGAATCTGTGGTAGTGGAAAGTCCAAGGAATAAGTTCCTCAATTTGATAAGGAAGATCAACCCAGATATCTTCATTCATGGCATTATTAATGGGGCCTTTAATGCCCCTTTTTTTGTTACTCGATTCAGGGAAGCACTGTTTCACTACTCTTCACTGTTTGACATGCTTGAAACTATTGTGCCTCGTGAAGACTGGGAGAGGATGCTGATTGAGAAGGAGATATTCGGGCGAGAAGCATTGAATGTTATAGCCTGTGAAGGCTGCGAGAGAGTTGAGCGGCCAGAGACATATAAGCAGTGGCAAGTCCGAATATTAAGGGCCGGGTTTACGCAACAACCTTTTGATCCTAAGTTAATAGGGATGGCAATGGATAAAGTAAGGTCTGGCTTCCACAAAGATTTCCTAATTGAtgaagatggtcagtggttggTGCAAGGTTGGAAGGGGCGAATCATTTACGCACTCTCTTGTTGGAAACCTGCATGACTAAGATGGTACGACCACATCCGCTGAGGGTTTTGTGAATTGGTTTTACTCATGAGGATTTCAGGTAATGTAGCCACCTCATATTTTTCAGTTCATCTGGAAAAATATGGCTTGTGTGATTGTTATGCATTGTGAACTGAATCTGATGAAATTGAACAGGGCATGTGCAATTTGGCTCAAGCTGCGAGCTCGGTCCACCAAAACATGGACAGAGAATGGTTTAACCATTTGTGAGTTGTACCACATGCCTTTCAGCGTTAGATCATTTAGGAAGTTTATAGTTTGATACCTGACGTGGGTTTTCAGATTGATCTAGTGTTGTAGATTAGTTTGCCATGTAATAAGGTCAATCTTTTGAGTTTGATTGCTGTTTCCAATTGAGGTTAATACCCTCACACCTTTTGTAGGTAACTTAACTGAAGATGATATAGCTTGTGTACTTTTTTTCTGTGAACACAATCTAAAGTGACATATTATCTGGTTCTCATGGTAATTAAGGACTCAAGGAGTACTTCGAAGAAAAGAAAGATCTCTTTAGAATGGAGAAATTATCTAAATCAAAAGTTTAgccttttattctttttattttagtttttggaGACAATGGCAGGAAGAAAATTTCAGGCATTACACTGATAAACCACACTGGGTTTTGGTTCACCTAAATCATGTAAGCTTAAAAAGCAAGTATACGTAAATTCTGGAATTTGAAGATTTGGTTACCTCgacaataccccaaacataaacAATTCAAAACCCTTTACCAATATTACAATCTAGGGTTATCatgtttgaaaaataattaataaagaaatatataaattgatttttaaagaATTTCAGATTaaacactttattttttaataaatatttattttatagaaggtttgagaattatttttgttagaGAGATTGGTTTTACCGTTATTTTGAAAGGAGATTAATTTGTTCTATAgtgttatttttatgatttaactgtcttataataaaatttattatagatttatttactcatcatatatattaaaaatttgattgaaaatgagAATAATAAGTGTTTTTCGATCTGAAATTCTTTCGGGATTAATTTGAGTGTTTTCTAAAACGTAATTTGATTTACTTGTAGTTATTGGAAATGAGTCAATGACCAAAAGTGGTACGACATCTCTATAcaatttctcatgaatttatAGACGTGTGAAACATTAAGGATGTAGCAGATGAACTGCTCATTAAATAAACAACTCTATATAAGCCAAGAATTAGTCAACTGGTAAACCAGAGGTATCGGTGACTTTAACTGGATGTTACTACTATTAGGCACACGgatatttctttttcttgtaaattagatggttttggatatgatttttatgtttcatgtgttacgtattaataaaacataattaattatatagaaCTAACTAATAAATGATCAAAGCATCTGTTTCGTGATTCTCTCCTAACACTAGCGTATCTTCCCTCATGTTTTGAACGcagtcaacaataatttaacaaacaaattaaactataaattaataaaattaattataattaattatgttgttccATTCTTGGCTAATTATTAGTTGGTTTTATatactttttcttaaataaaagtgTTTGATATGATATCTAAAAGAGATTATCCAATTATTAAAATaggttaagtaattaattttaaatttagaattataaaaattaaaaaatttaaatattttaaaattattataaaaaataatttaaataaaaattagacacCTAATAAAAGACATCATAAAATTAGCCTTAAATAAATTCGTTCAGTGCCTAATGACTAGTTTCGCTTTCAACCCTGTTGACTTCTAAAAGTAGTCGAACTTATTCTTTATTTTGGAGTATTACAATGGTATACAACATTTAATAATGGTGCGATGCCGTGGTGGTCCTCGTTCCTGGGATGTGATTGTTTTACGAAGATTCCCAAGAGGGGTAGAAATAGAATTCATTCATCAAGCAATTGAAAGTATAGGCATGGGAACCTAAAAAACTTAGTGTTATATTAGTATATTTTCAgacaatcttttttattttgatcatttttcaaaaagagtgtgcttaagaactctggacacctctaattggggactttagcaaagctgagtcacaatctgaaaaggttcacccagttatgtgtctgtggcatttatgtatccggtggtaatactggaaaacaaaatgcttagggccacggccaagactcaataagtagctgtgttcaagaatcaacatactaaactaggagagtcaataacactatctgaattctgagttcctatggatgccaaccattctgaatttcaaaggaaaaagtgagatgccaaaactgttcagaagcaaaaagctacaagccccgctcatctaataagaatctgagcttcacttaaaactctgagatattattgcttcttaatttcttttcatcctattttatttatctagttgcttgaggacaagcaacagtttaagtttggtgttgtgatgagcggatattttatacgctttttgggggtaatttcatgtagattttagtatgttttaattaatttttagtagaatattattagtttttaggcaaaaatcatatttctagactttactatgagtttgtgtgtttttttgtgatttcaggtattttctggctgaaattgagggagctgagcaaaaatctgagttaggctgaaaaaggactgctgatgttgttggatcctgacctccctgcactcgaaatggattttctggagctacaggagtacaattggcgcgctctcaacggcgttggaaagtagacatccagggctttccagcaatatataatagtccatactttgcgcgaagatagacgacgtaacttggcgttgaacgccaagtacatgctggtgtctggagttaaacgccagaaaaacgtcatgatccggagttgaacatccaaaacacgttataacttggagttcaactccaagaagggcctcaactcgtggataactctagtcccagccccagcacacaccaagtgggccccagaagtggatttctgcaccaattatcttagtttactcatattctgtaaacctaggttactagtttactatttaaactacttttagagatttatcttgtacctcatgacattttcatatctgaattacatactttttgacggcatgagtctctaaactccattgttggggggtgaggagctctgcagcgtctcgatgatttaatacaattcctttgtttttcatttaaacacgcttgttcttatctaagatgtttattcgcgcttaattttggagaaggtgatgatccgtgacactcatcaccttcctcaatctatgaacgtgtgcctgacaaccacctccgttctacatcagattgaatgcatatctcttagattccttaatcagaatcttcgtggtataagccggattgatggcggcattcatgaggatccagaaagtctaaaccttggctgtgacgagcttcaaactcctgaaggctgggcgttagtgacagacgcaaaagaatcaatggattctattccaacctgattgagaaccgacagatgattagccgtgctgtgacagagcataggaacgttttcactgagaggatgggaagtagccattgacaacggtgacaccctacatagagcttgccatggaagggactttgcgtgtggagaaggatttcaaggaagagttgaagtcagaagacaaagcatctccaaaactccaacatatttctcattactgcagaacaagtaacgctattattctcctttaattttccaatctaataattccaactgataattttaattaatatcctgactaagaataataaaataaacatagattgcttcaaaccaataatctccgtgggatcgacccttactcacgtaaggtattacttggacgacccagtgcacttgctggttagttgtgcgaatcacaaattcgtgcaccaaacacctataatccttcatggaggaatcatccaaatttctcatggaaggatcaacagaagcctcaacaaggcttcaataacaataatggtgggagaaataggtttggcaatagcaagcattttccatcatcttctcagcaacagacagtgaattctgagcagagccgctctggcttagcaaatatagtctctgatctatctaaggccactctcagtttcatgactgaaacaatgtCCTCCATCAAGaattttggaggcacaagtgggtcagctgtaaaagagttactgaaactcctccgaatactctcccaagcaatacagaagagaatccaaagagagagtgcaaggccatcaatataaccaaaatggccgaacctatagaggaggaagaggcagtgatctctagtgaggaagacctcactggacgtccactgaccactaagaaGTTCCCTAGTGGGGAACCAAAGGAATATAAggttcatacagagaccatagagattctactgaacttactattaccattcatgaacactgatgagtattcttcctccgaagaagatgaagatattgttgtaGATCAAGTTGCttggtatctaggagcaatcatgaagctgaatgccaagttatttggtaatgagacttgggaggatgaacctccattgctcatcaatgaactgaatgacttggttcAGCTGaaaatacctcagaagaaatcggatcccggaaggttcttaataccttgtactataggcaccatgacctttgagaaggctttgtgtgacttggggttaggtataaacctcatgccactctctgtaatggaaaaattaggaatctttgaggtataagctgcaagaatctcactagagatggcagacaaatcaatgaaacaagcttatggagttgtagaggatgtcttagtgaaagtTGAAGACCTCTACATCCTTGCtgactttataatcctagacaccaggaaggatgaggatgaatccatcatccttgaaagacccttcctagccatagcaagagctgtgattgatgtggacagaggagagctagtccttcaattaaatgaggactaccttgtgtttaaggctcaaggattttcttgtgtaaacatggagaagaagcatgaaaagattCATCCAATTCTTTCcttacagagtcaaacagagcccccacactcaaactctaagtttggtgttgggaggccacaatcatgctctgagcatATGTG
The sequence above is drawn from the Arachis hypogaea cultivar Tifrunner chromosome 4, arahy.Tifrunner.gnm2.J5K5, whole genome shotgun sequence genome and encodes:
- the LOC112796862 gene encoding scarecrow-like protein 9 — its product is MIMDPHLHGFGGSTKEFRLENQSLPIVQNQRFENGLFDQSREFGYLQSNLLPPANNTHSSSILTNDEPSPEDCDFSDAILGYINQILMEEDMEDKTCMLQDSLDLQVAEKSLYEVIGEKYPSQPLGINPNDGEGVNDLFENYGSDLVNDGDLRSIVMSSSFLRNSEEVHRQNFQGNSISQSSHSSSNSVISSLEGPVESPNSILQVPDMSSESQSILQFQKGVEEASKFLPSGNGLFSNFSAAKLSSPLEPKLGTNALSVKVEKDDGESFLAGSKGRKHSDREEGDDEENRSSKQAAVYSEPTLRSDMIDIFLLHSAGDGKQHYMARRDALQNKNTDKMLPRNGKSKASKTGKGRGKKQNGRKEVVDLRTLLVLCAQAVAADDSKSAHEFLKQIKQHSSPFGDGSQRLAHMFADGLEARLAGTGSQIYKGLICKRTSAADVLKAYHLYLAACPFRKISNFMSNITIRTSSADSMRVHVIDFGILYGFQWPTFIQRLSWRSGGPPKLRITGIDFPQPGFRPAERIVETGRRLAAYAETFNVPFEYNAIAKKWETIQLEELKIDRDEYVVVTCFYRGKNLLDESVVVESPRNKFLNLIRKINPDIFIHGIINGAFNAPFFVTRFREALFHYSSLFDMLETIVPREDWERMLIEKEIFGREALNVIACEGCERVERPETYKQWQVRILRAGFTQQPFDPKLIGMAMDKVRSGFHKDFLIDEDGQWLVQGWKGRIIYALSCWKPA